The Vigna unguiculata cultivar IT97K-499-35 chromosome 6, ASM411807v1, whole genome shotgun sequence genome contains a region encoding:
- the LOC114189093 gene encoding cytochrome P450 71D9-like — MAELVLYSSALFFFIFLTLIVRKIGKKNKKDEETPCNMPHGPRKLPIIGNIHNMLSSLPHRKLRDMALKYGPLMHLQLGEVSTIVISSAECAKELMKTHDINFATRPKVLAIDVVSYNCTNIAFSPYGNYWRQLRKICTLELLSLKRVNSYQPIREEEFTNLVKRIDAHKGSPINLTENVLSTIYTIVSRAAFGKKCKDHDNFISVITKITKVASGFYIGDFFPSAVWLQHITGMRHKLERVHQEADQIMENIVNEHKEAKSKTKDHEREATDLVDVLIQYEDGSKQDFFLTRDNIKAIILDIFGGGGETSSTTIDWAMAEMMKDSRVMKKAQAEVREVFNMKGRVDENYLNELKYLNLVVKETLRLHPPTPLLLPRECGEACEIHGLHIPAKSKVIVNAWAIGRDPNSWTEPERFYPERFIDSNIDYKGRNFEFIPFGAGRRMCPGSTFGFRTIELGLAMLLYHFDWKFPSGMTGEELNMGEVFGITMRRKDDLYLVPSPYHPLPVT, encoded by the exons ATGGCTGAACTAGTCCTCTACTCTTCagctcttttcttctttatcttcttAACCCTTATAGtgagaaaaataggaaaaaaaaacaagaaagatgaGGAAACACCTTGTAACATGCCTCATGGACCTAGAAAGCTACCTATCATAGGAAATATACACAATATGCTATCCTCTCTGCCCCATAGAAAATTAAGAGACATGGCTTTGAAATATGGACCCTTGATGCATCTTCAACTTGGAGAGGTTTCTACCATTGTCATTTCATCAGCCGAGTGTGCTAAGGAATTGATGAAAACCCATGATATTAACTTTGCCACAAGGCCTAAAGTCCTAGCTATTGATGTAGTCAGTTACAACTGTACAAACATTGCCTTTTCTCCTTATGGAAATTATTGGAGGCAGCTAAGAAAGATTTGCACATTAGAGCTTTTAAGCCTAAAACGTGTAAACTCATACCAGCCAATTAGAGAAGAGGAGTTCACGAATCTTGTGAAAAGGATAGATGCGCATAAAGGATCCCCCATCAACCTCACTGAAAATGTACTTTCAACAATTTATACAATTGTTTCAAGGGCTGCCTTTGGCAAGAAATGCAAAGACCATGATAACTTTATATCGGTGATTACAAAAATAACCAAAGTTGCTTCAGGTTTTTACATTGGAGATTTCTTTCCTTCTGCTGTTTGGCTGCAACATATCACTGGCATGAGGCATAAGCTCGAGAGGGTGCATCAAGAAGCTGATCAGATAATGGAAAACATCGTCAATGAGCATAAAGAGGCAAAGTCTAAGACCAAAGATCACGAAAGGGAAGCAACAGATCTTGTGGATGTTCTCATACAGTACGAGGATGGTAGCAAGCAGGATTTCTTTTTAACCAGGGACAACATCAAGGCAATAATTCTG GATAtttttggtggtggtggtgagaCATCATCAACAACCATAGATTGGGCAATGGctgaaatgatgaaggattCAAGAGTAATGAAAAAAGCACAAGCTGAGGTAAGAGAGGTATTCAACATGAAAGGTAGGGTTGATGAAAATTACCTGAATGAACTGAAATATTTGAATCTAGTTGTGAAAGAGACATTGAGATTACACCCTCCAACTCCTCTTTTGCTTCCAAGAGAATGTGGTGAAGCATGTGAGATACATGGTCTTCACATACCTGCCAAAAGCAAGGTCATAGTGAATGCTTGGGCAATTGGAAGAGATCCAAACTCTTGGACCGAACCAGAGAGATTTTATCCCGAGAGATTCATTGATAGCAATATTGACTACAAAGGGCGTAATTTTGAGTTCATTCCTTTTGGTGCTGGAAGAAGAATGTGCCCAGGCAGCACATTTGGTTTCAGAACTATTGAACTTGGCCTTGCAATGTTGTTGTATCACTTTGATTGGAAATTTCCCAGTGGAATGACAGGTGAAGAATTGAACATGGGTGAGGTGTTTGGAATCACAATGAGAAGAAAAGATGATCTGTACCTGGTCCCTTCTCCTTATCATCCTTTGCCTGTCACATGA